In a genomic window of Colias croceus chromosome 20, ilColCroc2.1:
- the LOC123700648 gene encoding Bardet-Biedl syndrome 5 protein homolog isoform X2, whose protein sequence is MVVTNLRVIWHSLSSPRINLSIGFNCFITTSSKTVTSGLRGSTQALHVQAGFKRNRYEFVFTNLSPNCVRHYTTVIAVHKAYAGSRLYRDLKLRSAIIHNKQLRILPLEKICLSESGIWNLSSESGNLGTMVVSNVRIVWYADINEAFNVSMPYITIDSISIRDSKFGDALVIHVRPTSGGYVLGFRADPKERLPALLSELQALHQAYTEKPVFGVEMNWHHEEPRPLNEDIEELEEIGEPRGEMGPTLYLASHLAQNNEDSSVQPVYSPYLGLAIEPLKEGITLKSLFEVQTTT, encoded by the exons ATGGTGGTAACCAACCTGAGGGTGATATGGCATTCTTTGTCATCACCTAGGATTAATctat CAATAGGTTTCAACTGCTTTATAACAACCAGTTCTAAAACTGTAACCTCTGGTCTCCGAGGCAGTACACAGGCGCTGCATGTTCAAGCGGGGTTCAAGAGGAACAGATATGAGTTTGTTTTCACCAATTTGTCGCCGAACTGCGTCCGCCATTACACCACTGTGATTGCTGTTCATAA AGCTTATGCGGGATCAAGGTTGTACCGGGATTTAAAACTACGAAGCGCTATAATTCATAACAAACAACTACGCATTCTACCTCTAGAAAAG aTATGCCTGAGTGAGTCTGGTATTTGGAATTTATCAAGTGAATCGGGCAATTTGGGTACAATGGTGGTAAGCAATGTTCGGATAGTGTGGTACGCGGATATCAATGAAGCTTTTAATGTTTCTATGCCGTACATAACGATTGACAGT ATTTCAATCCGTGACTCCAAATTCGGCGATGCCTTAGTTATCCATGTGCGTCCTACATCTGGTGGTTATGTACTCGGCTTCAGAGCTGATCCTAAGGAGCGTCTGCCTGCTCTTCTATCTGAACTGCAGGCTTTACATCAAGCGTATACTGAAAAGCCGGTCTTTGGTGTCGAAATGAATTGGCACCATgag GAGCCACGACCCTTGAATGAAGATATTGAAGAACTGGAAGAAATAGGAGAGCCGCGTGGAGAAATGGGACCAACACTCTATCTAGCTTCACATTTAGCTCAAAACAATGAAGATTCCAGTGTTCAACCAGTGTATAGTCCTTACTTGGGGCTTGCTATCGAACCATTGAAAGAAGGAATTACTTTGAAAAGCTTATTTGAAGTTCAAACTACAACATGA
- the LOC123700648 gene encoding Bardet-Biedl syndrome 5 protein homolog isoform X1 yields the protein MSKNKKGIVWEDREVLFDLPFEYLKLRSGEKIFDRIEPIEDTKGNCGVKGRMVVTNLRVIWHSLSSPRINLSIGFNCFITTSSKTVTSGLRGSTQALHVQAGFKRNRYEFVFTNLSPNCVRHYTTVIAVHKAYAGSRLYRDLKLRSAIIHNKQLRILPLEKICLSESGIWNLSSESGNLGTMVVSNVRIVWYADINEAFNVSMPYITIDSISIRDSKFGDALVIHVRPTSGGYVLGFRADPKERLPALLSELQALHQAYTEKPVFGVEMNWHHEEPRPLNEDIEELEEIGEPRGEMGPTLYLASHLAQNNEDSSVQPVYSPYLGLAIEPLKEGITLKSLFEVQTTT from the exons AtgtccaaaaataaaaaaggtataGTGTGGGAAGACAGAGAAGTGCTATTTGATTTGCCGTTTga ATACCTAAAACTGCGCTCTGGCGAAAAAATTTTCGACAGAATCGAACCCATAGAAGATACGAAAGGAAACTGTGGGGTCAAAGGTCGAATGGTGGTAACCAACCTGAGGGTGATATGGCATTCTTTGTCATCACCTAGGATTAATctat CAATAGGTTTCAACTGCTTTATAACAACCAGTTCTAAAACTGTAACCTCTGGTCTCCGAGGCAGTACACAGGCGCTGCATGTTCAAGCGGGGTTCAAGAGGAACAGATATGAGTTTGTTTTCACCAATTTGTCGCCGAACTGCGTCCGCCATTACACCACTGTGATTGCTGTTCATAA AGCTTATGCGGGATCAAGGTTGTACCGGGATTTAAAACTACGAAGCGCTATAATTCATAACAAACAACTACGCATTCTACCTCTAGAAAAG aTATGCCTGAGTGAGTCTGGTATTTGGAATTTATCAAGTGAATCGGGCAATTTGGGTACAATGGTGGTAAGCAATGTTCGGATAGTGTGGTACGCGGATATCAATGAAGCTTTTAATGTTTCTATGCCGTACATAACGATTGACAGT ATTTCAATCCGTGACTCCAAATTCGGCGATGCCTTAGTTATCCATGTGCGTCCTACATCTGGTGGTTATGTACTCGGCTTCAGAGCTGATCCTAAGGAGCGTCTGCCTGCTCTTCTATCTGAACTGCAGGCTTTACATCAAGCGTATACTGAAAAGCCGGTCTTTGGTGTCGAAATGAATTGGCACCATgag GAGCCACGACCCTTGAATGAAGATATTGAAGAACTGGAAGAAATAGGAGAGCCGCGTGGAGAAATGGGACCAACACTCTATCTAGCTTCACATTTAGCTCAAAACAATGAAGATTCCAGTGTTCAACCAGTGTATAGTCCTTACTTGGGGCTTGCTATCGAACCATTGAAAGAAGGAATTACTTTGAAAAGCTTATTTGAAGTTCAAACTACAACATGA
- the LOC123700879 gene encoding uncharacterized protein LOC123700879, producing the protein MNKENNRSAAGLRRSAIAERLRLREEWLALKGVDDNNKQNKFLTKKPMNVRTNKQPHTSKLLSKPIKYTNTITSEALRGVVAYVDVGAESRALALRAALMALGASVVPAWSPLVTHLIWTQGGCRKVRARGRALACQLVSPLWVEACAAEARRLPERLFPAPTRPSDLPSPATLRQLLKKAEHDNIPLADLLSDSKDSDEGRPARLRISSETENSLEIRKKPNKPKDKSCDKSTDRSRDKSTDQSRDISTDQSHDKSTDRSHDKSTDQSRDKTNASIESPNKTANRVNTAPRRALPVTPTSPPRTKSRRKLFTHKEAELITDDDDKETPTPTRPKATQLTQRGRQELARAERIARKLVTSFSKQTQIQTHRQVRTHKFVPRIVLTGMSKSERHEACNALRKLNAKIQSKVNRKTTHVLLGSCKEVVENNQDVSMCNQCNKPEDILEKLFSNINVLVEDHCNNIGNEINVPTGTKVVCKNISGVSVLCNSDLVINNVSANNGEGNSVMCSADTVNTKPRTVNALLGAARGCRVLYGQWALDSAKEGRLLPHFGYEVPHLLKIAQKARVERSALGRMRSEYAYDVFSGIKVRVQPNAFQKPAIIQLLTLCGAIIQDGGCDVTVGMAEGEVSSKWVFDSVAAGRMRTTRRYLNKNIPTEVVNLTQESV; encoded by the exons atgaataaagaaaataataggaGTGCTGCTGGATTG agACGCTCAGCCATCGCTGAAAGGTTAAGACTCAGAGAAGAATGGCTCGCTTTAAAGGGTGTGGATGATAACAATAAGCAAAATAAATTCTTGACTAAAAAACCAATGAACGTGCGGACAAATAAACAACCACATACAAGTAAA ttGCTGTcaaaaccaataaaatatacaaacacaATAACAAGTGAAGCACTACGCGGAGTGGTTGCGTACGTCGATGTGGGGGCGGAGTCTCGAGCACTAGCGCTTAGGGCTGCTCTGATGGCGCTTGGCGCGTCTGTAGTGCCTGCGTGGAGCCCCCTTGTAACGCATCTTATTTGGACACAAG GAGGATGTCGCAAGGTCCGCGCACGGGGCAGAGCCCTAGCCTGCCAGCTGGTGTCTCCACTGTGGGTGGAAGCCTGTGCGGCGGAGGCCCGGCGCTTGCCAGAAAGACTGTTCCCCGCGCCCACTAGGCCTTCGGACTTGCCGTCGCCGGCTACATTACGGCAATTGTTG AAAAAAGCCGAACATGACAACATACCCCTCGCAGACCTGCTCTCAGACAGTAAAGATAGTGATGAAGGAAGACCTGCACGATTAAGAATATCTAGTGAAACTGAAAATAGCTTAGAAATTCGCAAAAAGCCAAACAAGCCCAAAGACAAGTCTTGCGATAAGTCGACGGATCGGTCGCGAGATAAATCGACGGATCAGTCACGCGATATATCCACGGATCAATCGCACGACAAATCCACGGACCGGTCGCACGATAAATCCACGGATCAGTCGCGCGATAAGACAAACGCATCTATTGAATCTCCAAATAAAACTGCTA ATCGCGTAAACACAGCGCCCCGTAGAGCCCTCCCTGTCACACCCACCTCCCCGCCACGGACTAAATCCAGAAGAAAGTTGTTCACCCACAAGGAAGCTGAACTGATCaccgatgatgatgataaag AAACTCCAACACCCACTAGACCGAAAGCGACGCAACTCACGCAGCGAGGTAGGCAGGAACTCGCACGCGCTGAGAGAATCGCGAGGAAGCTGGTGACGTCATTCAGCAAACAGACACAGATACAGACACACAGACAAGTGCGGACACATAAATTTGTGCCAAGGATT GTACTAACAGGCATGTCGAAATCCGAAAGGCACGAAGCTTGCAATGCCCTAAGAAAACTCAACGCGAAAATACAATCAAAAGTGAACAGAAAAACGACCCATGTGTTACTTGGTTCTTGTAAAGAAGTTGTTGAAAATAACCAAGATGTGTCTATGTGTAATCAGTGTAATAAACCAGAAGATATATTggaaaaattgttttcaaatataaacgTTTTGGTCGAAGatcattgtaataatataggtaatgaaATAAACGTGCCGACTGGAACTAAAGTGGTTTGCAAGAACATAAGTGGTGTTAGTGTGTTGTGTAACAGTgatttagttattaataatgtgAGTGCGAATAATGGAGAAGGGAACAGTGTTATGTGTAGCGCTGACACAGTTAATACTAAGCCAag GACGGTAAACGCACTGTTAGGAGCGGCGCGTGGTTGCAGAGTATTGTATGGACAGTGGGCGCTCGATTCAGCTAAAGAGGGCAGATTGTTACCGCACTTTGGTTATGAAGTGCCGCATTTGTTGAAGATTGCACag AAAGCCCGCGTAGAACGTTCAGCATTAGGTCGGATGCGTTCAGAATACGCGTACGACGTATTTAGCGGCATAAAAGTGCGCGTACAACCGAACGCGTTCCAAAAACCCGCCATAATTCAACTTTTAACACTCTGTGGCGCGataattcaagatggcggctgTGACGTCACGGTAGGAATGGCGGAGGGCGAAGTCAGCTCGAAATGGGTTTTCGATAGTGTTGCCGCGGGCAGAATGAGGACAACTCGacgatatttaaataaaaatattccgaCCGAGGTTGTTAATTTGACGCAAGAAAGCGTTTAG